A stretch of DNA from Strigops habroptila isolate Jane chromosome 1, bStrHab1.2.pri, whole genome shotgun sequence:
aaacaaatgtcttCAGAACAGAACAACAACCAGATATGAAGCCCGAGATGTGTACACTTCTCATTCCCCTCAGCTGGAACTCTCAGCTTGGATTCATGTTGGAGGCGAGTCCTTTATGGAAGTGCTACAGGGTTTCAATCGTAACCACACATGCCTGATGCTTATGGCACCAAGCTCAGCTGGCAGCCAACAAGGGCTAAGGTGCAGCTTGTTTCATCTGCTCTTGCAGCACAGCCTTCATGTCTTTAGTGACCTGTCAAACAGACCTGTTGCTTAGTCCTGCTGTCTTCTACACCAGATCTAACTCATGACAGCCACAAAACCTGGCACTCTTGAGACAAAAGGGCACatgcttttgaaagcacagaagaCTTCAGCGGGAAAAAGCAAATTACAGCCTGAAAAGGCTTTGAGAGTGAGCACTATTTACCTTCACATAAGGATTAGTTTGAACCAGAGGTAATGGAACTTGCATGGTCAAATACTCATTCTCACACCAGTTTAACAGGAAGGCAACACATTCTTCAGCTATAACTTGACGGAGAGGAAtatctggaagaaaatgtgttctttgCTTAacttttgggggatttttttcatgAACAGTGTTatatgaaaacaagcaaaacccatTCCCCCTGATTAGCCATTTCTGATCCATACCTATCACAGAAAAACATGTTGCTTAGCCCTACAAGAGACCTCACCTCTAAAAATTAGGAGCAACAACAGCTTCCTCTAACCCCAACAGCACTACATTACTCTCTCAGCACAAAGCCATGCAGACTGCTTTAGCAACTAGCAGAACTTTTCAGGCAAAAATTTGTTTTATCCTGTTAAGCAGCACTAAACAGTCAGTGTTTAGCAGTATGTAGGCATCATCATGTTGCTGTTCTCATTTCCAGCTTCTAAGAACTAACCAGACTTCTAAAGCCTTACTAAACCCCATGTCAAACTTCACTACTGTTTTTCCAATTACACACCTAAGCGGAAAACCTACCACCcaaagttgttttctttattcctttctcaCGAGCTTTGTACTTTACTGTGTCCCAGGAAAGACAGCAATGTACCTACCAGGAACTCTCATTTCCAAATATCCTCGGACTCTGCTTATAAGGTCAGAAGGAGGACGCTCTCCAGAAGCACCAGGTCCAGCTTCATGAGTGTAAATGTCCAAAAGTAGCATTTCATTCAGCATGACTTGGCGCAGTTTTGGAGAGAACTCTGTCACAAGCTCCaagcaagcagcaaaaagctgttttgcatGGACAAAATCCTGCAATGAGAAGTATATGCATTGATGATTCCTAATGGATTCACAAAGGAGAAGACTAAGAGTTCAGCTCTCAATTTTTGAGTCCTATGGACTTGCTGTTAAATCTTAACAGTTCCAAGAGTTCcagatttttcaaagaaaacaagaagaaaaaccatACCAGAAGTAACTATTGGCATACTGGGtgcagtgggtttttttatcttgtaGATTAACAAACTACAGTATTGTCaattacaaggaaaataaaccaacattCCGATAAATTCCTTATGTGAAACTGGGTTTAGACACAACATGATTTAGTGCATCATAATCAAAACTTCATATGAATGAAATAATCTCCAAGCCCAACTCACTGGAAAGCCATTATCCTTGCTCCACTGATGGAACTCTtgagacagaaatatttaacCCTTACACAAGACACAGGACTTGTTAATACATCTCCCTCACCCCCCAGTTTTAcaattctttttctcaaaaaggGCTTTTTGCCATATTTTCAGTGTTGCTGAAATTCAATTGCTCAAACTCACTCACCAGTACCTTCAGATGGCTTGCTCACCTTAATCGCACAGCAGTGTAATCCCTTTGCCATAAGGATGTAGACCAAATCCCTAGTCAGACTGTCTTTGATTCCTAAAATAACATTGCCGTAAACATTTGGCACTTCCCACTGGGAGAGAAATACATAGGACATTTGCACAGAAACAGGTTTTAGAATTCACATCACTGCTTACAACATTATAAACAAAACTCAAACATTGAAAACTATTACCACCTAAGTGCCAAGTCCTTCATTTTTATATCTAGTCAGATGCATTGCTCTGATGGAAGTTCAATAAAACAGGCTAGCTACCCTACTTTGCTCATGCTCTGAATCTGCAataattggggggggggggagacaGACAAGAAATCCTGTCttaaaaaccaacccaaccaatctcttcctctcttctgctgccAGCTTTTGACAacaagaatttaatttaaagcaataCTGCTGACAAGTCAGAACACTGAAAGGAGGAATTTGTTTTCtcacaagtgaaaaataaaccccattGAGGATCTATGACAAAATGTTTACTGTTCACTGCAGTATGACACCTACCCAGTTCCTGAATTACACTCAAGAGCACATGAAATGAATTACCTTATTTGAAATTGTCCAGAATTGGCGTTCTGAAGTCATACCATGCAACTCAATTAAGATCTGTCGAATCCTCCAAGGATCTACTGACAATATGAGCTGATGCTCAAGCTGGCCAATATTGACACTTGCTGAAGCTAGGAGAAAAGCAATCAGATCTCCAGCACATTCCTTCTTAATGTAGATGCTTACATTTCTTTAGTATGTAAGAATTTACACATAACACAGTAAGAACAGCAGATACATCAATGTTTTTGAAGGCCTCATACATTCGTTTGTGCCCTTTCACAAACACCATGTGCTAGCTTCCCAGCTCCCCTGACCTAAAGGGCTACTTTCAATGCCCTCttttctcacagcagcagctctgagtaTTCTGTTACCTTTGCTGCAGTAAAGCAATAAGATCTGCACCAAAAAAAGTGTCCCTATACTGCCTTagtgaaaatatgtattttcacaaCTGGCTTAAGTCAAGGCAAGGCCAGTTCTTTCCAGCTTTAGTCACCACAGGGCACCTCTTCTGTCAGCTTTGACTTGTGCAGCTGCACAGGCAGCCAGCTGTACCGGGGAAATGAAGTGGCTGAAACAATTTGTTTCACTTTGGTAAGTTTAAAACTTCATCCGGACATCACTCCTGGTCCAGCTCACCACACAGTCACACAAGCATTAGTGCTTGCCTCAGGCCAGAGGCAGGGTGCCCTTTCTGCCAACAGTTACAACAGCCAGATTTGGTTCAAACCAAGTGCCACATATCTGCTTCACTtggttagatggggctttgaacaacctgctctagtggaaggtgtccctgcccatggcagggctttggaactagatgatctttaaaggtcccttccaacccaaaccattctatgatgacaCATTCATTTGAGCCTATTATATTCAGTTGAAATACAAGCAAATAACAGCCACCTTCTTGAACAAGCAGGACATTCACCAACTAAAAATGTATTCTCTCTGAAAACATTCTCTCAAACTTTTTCTGAGAACAGACCTGCACATAGTAACTTCAAGCATGGAAACAGGTCACTGCCTGTATATAAGTTAATggaaatgctgtgaaaaatacCTGGGATATCATAAAAAGAAGCCACAGGTTTTGTGCACAGGTTGATCCGAGGTGATCTCTTCCGCATTTGGTCAATGAGCAGCTTCCGTTCATCATCTTTCAGCAGTTTTATGAACAGCTCATGAGATGAAATCATGAAGACAAGCTGAAGATcttccaaacccaaacacaagtttctaaacaaatgaaaaagttaaTACATGAGCAAGCAGGAAGAAGCTGCTTATTTTCCAGTTGTAAGTTCTCTGTTGTAATCATTTATTGTGCTGTATTACACTGATTTCAAAGTGTGAATTCATGTTATCTTAGTACAGGTACATACTTGAGGAAAGctgccatttttctcttcaacgcttcagaagcattttccaAGTTTAATGATCTCGAACAAACCTggggaagaaagcagaacatAAGTAAGCAGCCCCTTAGAACACTTACAATTAGTTACAGACAGTGTTACTACCCAGTTTTCTGACTCACAGTTAGCATCAGCCAGTAACTCCCTCTCTCACGTGAGGCAGCAAAGTTACCTGGTGAACACTGTAGCCAAAACAGATGGATCAGTTTCTTTCAACCTGCACATGAGGCAGGCTGTTCCAGACAACTGCAATCTTCCCTCAGACACAAttcacacttctttttcctattcctCTGATATTTAGGTGTGCTGATGCTGAGTGCCACGGTATCAGTCAGCCTTACAACATCACTAAGTATGTAACAAAGCCCTTTCACAGGAGTTTAAAAATGAACCAACATTTCTAAGTGCAAATCCATAAGATTCACTAGGACTAACagttaaaaaagcagcagttgaaAGATAACTGTCTCAgagaatttgtttctttgttccttgaaaacaaacattcaaCAATACCTCTATCTAGTTCAGTGATGTCaaggaacagcagcaatttTAAATCCAATCTGAAGCTACAGGTCAACTCTGGAAACATGTTCTCCAACAGACGGAAATGGAGGTATATGCAGAGATGCAAGACTGATCACAGAGTGTGATTGTAAAGTAACTTCTCAAACTTTAATCAACTTTCTTGCAGTTAGTACAAAGTATTTCTCCCTGCTTCAGAAATTTGAGCATTCCTTGCAACAATAATACTGTTATATGAGGAAAAAGGTATCTCGCTAAATACTGTTTCCCCTTCTAATTTCAGGTAATTTCTTTTACCTCAAGGAGGAAgtctattttctctttgctgggTTTCAGGAACAGTTGACAAAACTGAACATCAACTGTTCGACCCTGCAATACATCGCAGACTGTGTTGCACACGCAGACTTTGAAGCAAACTTCATCCAGAGCATCATTCCTGTATGAACACAGAACTGAAGATCACGGAACGTCTCTGACAAACAGAGTTGATAATACAGCTGACATTCCAAAAGACTTCAGGAATATTTGTGCATCTCAGAATACACAATCACTGTACAAAAGTCAAGACAAATAACCAAAACAGATGGCTTTCTTCTCTTAAACCTTCTCTGCATGGCTTGATTAGGTTGCAAAGTCATGCTCCTCCATCCTTCTCTGTCTAGTATTCATCCCTGAAGGTGCTCTGTATCAGCCATATCAGAGATTAAAACACCCCTAGACAGTGCTAAGCTACAGCCTCTAAGATTCTCTTAGAAGAGACACTTATTTGACTCCTCTCTGGCTGATGTGAAAGCTGAATTCAGTAACTGCTAAGGTTTTACACAAGAGGCTGTCACCATCAATACGTCTTTTTTCTCACATGTGTAAAATTGGCCTTCTTACTTCTTCAGTAGAAATACCTGCAGGCAGCTTCCCTTCAGAGAAGAATTATCATCATGATTATATGGAGATGCTTTCCACATAGCCCCGATTCAAGTGCCTAAGCTCCACAGAAGGTTGAATTTTGGATGCAGCCATGTGCTTAGCACTTCTCCAGTGGGAGCCATCCACAAGCTGCCCTTGTTATGTGCCTAGTTCTCTCTGCTTATTGTAatctttttcttactgtaaaCGTACCACCCTACTCATTCAGCCCTGGGCTGGTTCAGCAGTGCACAAGGCTCCTAATCACAGTTAACTGCCAGCATTCCCAACAAAGTACACATCTCCTACAGTATTACTGCTTAGTATGGTAAACCTGACCAGCTTTGCCTTCAAGTTTTAGAAAACCTCTAAAAAGGCATTAGTTAtaacttttatatatatgtacacacatgcacacgaTCAATTATggcataaataaaaacaatcagTAAAGTGGTAAAATTAAGTGGTAATGCTCATTAATTTTTTCCCATATAAGCCACAGTGAGAAACACCACAACACAGATCTCTAGTGGGGAGATGTAGTTAAGACTACTGGTAACAGAAATAAAGGCTCAAGTTTCTTGGATGCAGATAATTTGTTGTTAGAAGATTTTCTATACTTTCTATGAAAAACGTAAGTCgtgaaaactgcttttcacCATCATTGAACAGATCATTATTTAATGTCTCACCCTTGTTGAGCTTTTTGGAAGAGTTCTCTCAGCACTGACTGCCTGAACTGAACAGGTAAACTGAGGGTTAGATTGTCTTCAAGGAATATCTTCACTACATCCTATAACACAAACACAGTTGGAATAGTCAATGCGTAATGCAAAAGACAGTTAAAGTAATTTTCTATCTGACAGAAATATCAAACTAACAGAAGCAGCTTGCACCCATATGTGATACTAAAATTCATTAAACAACCTAAAAGGGACCAAACTACAAGAGTTCTCCATCATCgagaatcaaagaaaaaaaccaaacaaaacaaaccaccccaaaactcccaaaaccaaacatcacCAAACAAACTTGCAAATCTCAGCAGCAACATTCCCTGTAACCTGAATAATTAGATTCTACCTGGAAATTCCATATCAGCTAGGAGGAATTATTTACATTGTATGGAATCCAAGACATTTTAATCTAATATGTATCAAATTATGTTATATTCCTATATACGTGTTCTAAAACACTACGTTAACGGTTAACTGGAACACTTAACTTTATTAAAATCCCTATCGGGTCAGGTGGAATCATCCACATggaacaacaaaacccccaaatacaTGTGGGTGTACTTAAGCACCCTACCTGATAATTGCCAGATTTCATACAGCTATGGATTTGACTATAAGGAGTTGCCTGTTGAGATGTATCATCAGAAGACGAGGTAAGAACTCCACATGCTTGACAGTACCCAGCTAACCGTTCTTCATCTATGGTAAAATGAAGTGATGAGGAACCATTCTGAAAAGTAAGGGTTAATCAAATCTTAATAGCTGAAATATTAGGAAGCATAAGCTTAGTTtggaaacacaaacagaaactcACAATTTCcccagcaaaacaacaaaagaacgTGCATatacagactttttttaaaagcacatttttatatGTGCTTTTTACATCTTCCACCATGTTTTgtctatttaaataaaattctgagTTTTGCAGGTTTTGGAATATAAAtaagaagtaaaattaaaaaggaattaattgtAAATTAATatgttgtatttttcagaagGTCAGAGCACAGACAATCTGATTTCCAAGGGCAAGTTAGATAAAAAGAAGAACAGGAAGTGCTGTACGGTTACCTTCCTCAAAAAATACATCACTACAATCAAAATACCACAATGGACACAGAACGTGCTGTTCAGCTGAGTTAATGCTAGCCCCAGAGCGGGTGTTATTGCATTTCTTGCATCAAAACAATTTGTGTAAGACAATACATAGAACAAAGCAACAATATACTGCAGCTGATCAATATGATTTGAAACAAGGcacaatgtggaaaaaaaacccacaaaaattgCTGCCCAAATCCCATgaagtttctttaaaactgtgtgCACCATTAAGTGTTATTAAATTGCtaaaaaaggaagcaataaTTTAGGCAAGGTTTTCGGTTTTTAGGAGAGCTGAATACACATGCTAATAAAACACTCGGTACCTTTGCAATCAActcctttgttttgaaaaacatctCTTTAGCATTTTCATGAACGGCTGCATTTGTAGATCCTTGTTGAAAATAGATTGCACCCAAATCATAGCAAACCTACAAACAGCAGTGATATAAAACACATTACTTCGGCAATCTATATGACATTTTAAGTCAAGGTTAAGTATTTCAGCTCAACATTATACGTACTTTAAACTATTCCTAGTTTTATCTAATATACCTACATATACTGTGTAACTTTCCCCATCATATGGATTCCTCTTTAACTGTGATCCCGGTGTGAGTAATTCTGCACAGGCATTCCAAGATTACAGAATGATCTCCACATAATTATTAAGAACAATGAAATAAGCTGTCCTTATCATGTAATGGCTTACTCTGGGGGTTGGGGGAGAAGTGACGAGTTGGGGGAAGCAAAGTAACTACAGTGTTGAAACAAGTTCTAATAATGTAAAAATTCAGTCAATAATATCtcattgtattaaaaaagaCCACAGGAAATATTGAtagaaaaatactgcaatttaTCTCAAAAATATTACTTAACATTTGCCTAAACAAATAGATAGGAATTGAAAGCTTTAGTATAGAATGTAAGCTACCTGGCACTGTATCTCCTCTGCACTGATTTTCAGTCCAGCTGTGGAACTCTCTGTTTCTCCATTCACCATACCAGGCTCCATGGCTAATAAATCCAGAGTTCTTATAGTGTGGACATAAAGATCTTTGTTTAATTTAAGTGCTCCTTCCAGGACCAGGATGGAATCAGCAGCCTGCTCTTTCAACTGTAATAGTTCAAATGCATTGAAAAAATTCATTTCTTGGTTTTTGAGTTTAGCCTTGGGTTGAAATTAACACTAGGAATGTAACAGTACAGTGAAAGGATAGTAAAAGAAAGTCCTGATATACCTGTCTTATTGCTATCTATAATCTGTGACTGTATTTCTTGTACAATAAAGAAATTTGTGGCTCCTACTTTAGTTTCAGGCACTCAGAGAAACAGGATCAAACCCTTACTTCcagtttaaacaaaatatttttctactttatcTACatctttttgttcatttttggaCCACTAAGTTATGCCACAATCAGATTGCTCAGATTGCAAGTTTTATGTTATTATTTCACAGGTGAGGCAATACCAGCTTCTACATgaacagcaacatttttttcaaacatgttGATGAATTGGTAAAACAAACATCATTCATGCTCATCtatttgggaaaaaacccaacaaacccatgaaaaaatagaagaattgTAGAAGATGTGTAATACAGATTCATTAACTGATCCCAA
This window harbors:
- the INTS8 gene encoding integrator complex subunit 8 isoform X5 yields the protein MSAEAADREAATSSRPCTPPQTSWFEFLLEEALLEQHLQKPSPDPPPVQLIVQFLEQASKPSVNEQNQVQPPPDNKRNRILKLLALKVAAHLKWDLDVLEKSLSVPVLNMLLNELLCISKVPPGTKHVDVDLASLPPTTAMAILLYNRWAIRTIVQSSFPVKQVKPGPPQLNVMNQMQQEKELTDNILKVLKEQAADSILVLEGALKLNKDLYVHTIRTLDLLAMEPGMVNGETESSTAGLKISAEEIQCQVCYDLGAIYFQQGSTNAAVHENAKEMFFKTKELIAKNGSSSLHFTIDEERLAGYCQACGVLTSSSDDTSQQATPYSQIHSCMKSGNYQDVVKIFLEDNLTLSLPVQFRQSVLRELFQKAQQGNDALDEVCFKVCVCNTVCDVLQGRTVDVQFCQLFLKPSKEKIDFLLEVCSRSLNLENASEALKRKMAAFLKNLCLGLEDLQLVFMISSHELFIKLLKDDERKLLIDQMRKRSPRINLCTKPVASFYDIPASASVNIGQLEHQLILSVDPWRIRQILIELHGMTSERQFWTISNKWEVPNVYGNVILGIKDSLTRDLVYILMAKGLHCCAIKDFVHAKQLFAACLELVTEFSPKLRQVMLNEMLLLDIYTHEAGPGASGERPPSDLISRVRGYLEMRVPDIPLRQVIAEECVAFLLNWCENEYLTMQVPLPLVQTNPYVKLGQLLAATCKELPGPKESRRTAKDLWEVVVQICSVSNQHKRGNDGRVSLIKHRESTLGIMYRSELLSFIKKLREPLVLTTILSLFVKLHNVREDIVNDIAAEHISIWPSSIPNLQSVDFEAVAVTVKELVSYALTINANNHFWLIIQADIYFATNQYSAALHYYLQAGAVCSDFFNKMVPPDVYTDQRVRASGTAQGSSSVFTAPSELCLLSARLWWCRSPCWDCVLSHVPVCACPAAVPFPHSSRPCQ
- the INTS8 gene encoding integrator complex subunit 8 isoform X4 → MSAEAADREAATSSRPCTPPQTSWFEFLLEEALLEQHLQKPSPDPPPVQLIVQFLEQASKPSVNEQNQVQPPPDNKRNRILKLLALKVAAHLKWDLDVLEKSLSVPVLNMLLNELLCISKVPPGTKHVDVDLASLPPTTAMAILLYNRWAIRTIVQSSFPVKQVKPGPPQLNVMNQMQQEKELTDNILKVLKEQAADSILVLEGALKLNKDLYVHTIRTLDLLAMEPGMVNGETESSTAGLKISAEEIQCQVCYDLGAIYFQQGSTNAAVHENAKEMFFKTKELIAKNGSSSLHFTIDEERLAGYCQACGVLTSSSDDTSQQATPYSQIHSCMKSGNYQDVVKIFLEDNLTLSLPVQFRQSVLRELFQKAQQGNDALDEVCFKVCVCNTVCDVLQGRTVDVQFCQLFLKPSKEKIDFLLEVCSRSLNLENASEALKRKMAAFLKNLCLGLEDLQLVFMISSHELFIKLLKDDERKLLIDQMRKRSPRINLCTKPVASFYDIPASASVNIGQLEHQLILSVDPWRIRQILIELHGMTSERQFWTISNKWEVPNVYGNVILGIKDSLTRDLVYILMAKGLHCCAIKDFVHAKQLFAACLELVTEFSPKLRQVMLNEMLLLDIYTHEAGPGASGERPPSDLISRVRGYLEMRVPDIPLRQVIAEECVAFLLNWCENEYLTMQVPLPLVQTNPYVKLGQLLAATCKELPGPKESRRTAKDLWEVVVQICSVSNQHKRGNDGRVSLIKHRESTLGIMYSLQSVDFEAVAVTVKELVSYALTINANNHFWLIIQADIYFATNQYSAALHYYLQAGAVCSDFFNKMVPPDVYTDQVIKRMIKCCSLLNCHTQVAILCQFLREVDYKTAFKALQEQNSHDAMDSYYEYIWDVTILEYLTYLHHKRGETDKRQIAIKAIGQTELNASNPEDVLQLAAQRRKKKFLQAMAKLYF
- the INTS8 gene encoding integrator complex subunit 8 isoform X3, with amino-acid sequence MHSQVPAVAYPPPVQLIVQFLEQASKPSVNEQNQVQPPPDNKRNRILKLLALKVAAHLKWDLDVLEKSLSVPVLNMLLNELLCISKVPPGTKHVDVDLASLPPTTAMAILLYNRWAIRTIVQSSFPVKQVKPGPPQLNVMNQMQQEKELTDNILKVLKEQAADSILVLEGALKLNKDLYVHTIRTLDLLAMEPGMVNGETESSTAGLKISAEEIQCQVCYDLGAIYFQQGSTNAAVHENAKEMFFKTKELIAKNGSSSLHFTIDEERLAGYCQACGVLTSSSDDTSQQATPYSQIHSCMKSGNYQDVVKIFLEDNLTLSLPVQFRQSVLRELFQKAQQGNDALDEVCFKVCVCNTVCDVLQGRTVDVQFCQLFLKPSKEKIDFLLEVCSRSLNLENASEALKRKMAAFLKNLCLGLEDLQLVFMISSHELFIKLLKDDERKLLIDQMRKRSPRINLCTKPVASFYDIPASASVNIGQLEHQLILSVDPWRIRQILIELHGMTSERQFWTISNKWEVPNVYGNVILGIKDSLTRDLVYILMAKGLHCCAIKDFVHAKQLFAACLELVTEFSPKLRQVMLNEMLLLDIYTHEAGPGASGERPPSDLISRVRGYLEMRVPDIPLRQVIAEECVAFLLNWCENEYLTMQVPLPLVQTNPYVKLGQLLAATCKELPGPKESRRTAKDLWEVVVQICSVSNQHKRGNDGRVSLIKHRESTLGIMYRSELLSFIKKLREPLVLTTILSLFVKLHNVREDIVNDIAAEHISIWPSSIPNLQSVDFEAVAVTVKELVSYALTINANNHFWLIIQADIYFATNQYSAALHYYLQAGAVCSDFFNKMVPPDVYTDQVIKRMIKCCSLLNCHTQVAILCQFLREVDYKTAFKALQEQNSHDAMDSYYEYIWDVTILEYLTYLHHKRGETDKRQIAIKAIGQTELNASNPEDVLQLAAQRRKKKFLQAMAKLYF
- the INTS8 gene encoding integrator complex subunit 8 isoform X2, with the translated sequence MSAEAADREAATSSRPCTPPQTSWFEFLLEEALLEQHLQKPSPDPPPVQLIVQFLEQASKPSVNEQNQVQPPPDNKRNRILKLLALKVAAHLKWDLDVLEKSLSVPVLNMLLNELLCISKVPPGTKHVDVDLASLPPTTAMAILLYNRWMNQMQQEKELTDNILKVLKEQAADSILVLEGALKLNKDLYVHTIRTLDLLAMEPGMVNGETESSTAGLKISAEEIQCQVCYDLGAIYFQQGSTNAAVHENAKEMFFKTKELIAKNGSSSLHFTIDEERLAGYCQACGVLTSSSDDTSQQATPYSQIHSCMKSGNYQDVVKIFLEDNLTLSLPVQFRQSVLRELFQKAQQGNDALDEVCFKVCVCNTVCDVLQGRTVDVQFCQLFLKPSKEKIDFLLEVCSRSLNLENASEALKRKMAAFLKNLCLGLEDLQLVFMISSHELFIKLLKDDERKLLIDQMRKRSPRINLCTKPVASFYDIPASASVNIGQLEHQLILSVDPWRIRQILIELHGMTSERQFWTISNKWEVPNVYGNVILGIKDSLTRDLVYILMAKGLHCCAIKDFVHAKQLFAACLELVTEFSPKLRQVMLNEMLLLDIYTHEAGPGASGERPPSDLISRVRGYLEMRVPDIPLRQVIAEECVAFLLNWCENEYLTMQVPLPLVQTNPYVKLGQLLAATCKELPGPKESRRTAKDLWEVVVQICSVSNQHKRGNDGRVSLIKHRESTLGIMYRSELLSFIKKLREPLVLTTILSLFVKLHNVREDIVNDIAAEHISIWPSSIPNLQSVDFEAVAVTVKELVSYALTINANNHFWLIIQADIYFATNQYSAALHYYLQAGAVCSDFFNKMVPPDVYTDQVIKRMIKCCSLLNCHTQVAILCQFLREVDYKTAFKALQEQNSHDAMDSYYEYIWDVTILEYLTYLHHKRGETDKRQIAIKAIGQTELNASNPEDVLQLAAQRRKKKFLQAMAKLYF
- the INTS8 gene encoding integrator complex subunit 8 isoform X1, encoding MSAEAADREAATSSRPCTPPQTSWFEFLLEEALLEQHLQKPSPDPPPVQLIVQFLEQASKPSVNEQNQVQPPPDNKRNRILKLLALKVAAHLKWDLDVLEKSLSVPVLNMLLNELLCISKVPPGTKHVDVDLASLPPTTAMAILLYNRWAIRTIVQSSFPVKQVKPGPPQLNVMNQMQQEKELTDNILKVLKEQAADSILVLEGALKLNKDLYVHTIRTLDLLAMEPGMVNGETESSTAGLKISAEEIQCQVCYDLGAIYFQQGSTNAAVHENAKEMFFKTKELIAKNGSSSLHFTIDEERLAGYCQACGVLTSSSDDTSQQATPYSQIHSCMKSGNYQDVVKIFLEDNLTLSLPVQFRQSVLRELFQKAQQGNDALDEVCFKVCVCNTVCDVLQGRTVDVQFCQLFLKPSKEKIDFLLEVCSRSLNLENASEALKRKMAAFLKNLCLGLEDLQLVFMISSHELFIKLLKDDERKLLIDQMRKRSPRINLCTKPVASFYDIPASASVNIGQLEHQLILSVDPWRIRQILIELHGMTSERQFWTISNKWEVPNVYGNVILGIKDSLTRDLVYILMAKGLHCCAIKDFVHAKQLFAACLELVTEFSPKLRQVMLNEMLLLDIYTHEAGPGASGERPPSDLISRVRGYLEMRVPDIPLRQVIAEECVAFLLNWCENEYLTMQVPLPLVQTNPYVKLGQLLAATCKELPGPKESRRTAKDLWEVVVQICSVSNQHKRGNDGRVSLIKHRESTLGIMYRSELLSFIKKLREPLVLTTILSLFVKLHNVREDIVNDIAAEHISIWPSSIPNLQSVDFEAVAVTVKELVSYALTINANNHFWLIIQADIYFATNQYSAALHYYLQAGAVCSDFFNKMVPPDVYTDQVIKRMIKCCSLLNCHTQVAILCQFLREVDYKTAFKALQEQNSHDAMDSYYEYIWDVTILEYLTYLHHKRGETDKRQIAIKAIGQTELNASNPEDVLQLAAQRRKKKFLQAMAKLYF
- the INTS8 gene encoding integrator complex subunit 8 isoform X6 — translated: MLLNELLCISKVPPGTKHVDVDLASLPPTTAMAILLYNRWAIRTIVQSSFPVKQVKPGPPQLNVMNQMQQEKELTDNILKVLKEQAADSILVLEGALKLNKDLYVHTIRTLDLLAMEPGMVNGETESSTAGLKISAEEIQCQVCYDLGAIYFQQGSTNAAVHENAKEMFFKTKELIAKNGSSSLHFTIDEERLAGYCQACGVLTSSSDDTSQQATPYSQIHSCMKSGNYQDVVKIFLEDNLTLSLPVQFRQSVLRELFQKAQQGNDALDEVCFKVCVCNTVCDVLQGRTVDVQFCQLFLKPSKEKIDFLLEVCSRSLNLENASEALKRKMAAFLKNLCLGLEDLQLVFMISSHELFIKLLKDDERKLLIDQMRKRSPRINLCTKPVASFYDIPASASVNIGQLEHQLILSVDPWRIRQILIELHGMTSERQFWTISNKWEVPNVYGNVILGIKDSLTRDLVYILMAKGLHCCAIKDFVHAKQLFAACLELVTEFSPKLRQVMLNEMLLLDIYTHEAGPGASGERPPSDLISRVRGYLEMRVPDIPLRQVIAEECVAFLLNWCENEYLTMQVPLPLVQTNPYVKLGQLLAATCKELPGPKESRRTAKDLWEVVVQICSVSNQHKRGNDGRVSLIKHRESTLGIMYRSELLSFIKKLREPLVLTTILSLFVKLHNVREDIVNDIAAEHISIWPSSIPNLQSVDFEAVAVTVKELVSYALTINANNHFWLIIQADIYFATNQYSAALHYYLQAGAVCSDFFNKMVPPDVYTDQVIKRMIKCCSLLNCHTQVAILCQFLREVDYKTAFKALQEQNSHDAMDSYYEYIWDVTILEYLTYLHHKRGETDKRQIAIKAIGQTELNASNPEDVLQLAAQRRKKKFLQAMAKLYF